A DNA window from Nitrospira sp. contains the following coding sequences:
- a CDS encoding Formate hydrogenlyase transcriptional activator (MaGe:77309652), whose product MTAIHRRYHALLEVSNVLNSQREMDSLWQTCAECIKEVVSWERAGVLLYTPEEDGFRFHALETNMPKLVLQRGTVIPRTGSAVGWVYDHREVHVRPHLQQQQVFLEDRYYAEEGLGRMVNLPLLARGNCLGTLNIGSVDSGELDAEMLEFLRQVAIQVALAIENVQAYEQLARLSQQLAKQNAYLTEEIKQDRNFGLLVGKSEGLSKVLAQIQAVAATPTTVLIMGETGTGKELVARAIHERSPRCNKPFIRLNCAALPSGLVESELFGHERGAFTGAVQRHQGRFELAHEGTLFLDEIGEMPLEIQAKLLRVLEDNQVDRVGGAKSVPVDVRFIAATNVDLAQAVADGRFRADLYYRLTVFPIVLPPLRDRSEDIPLLAQHFLQLCRVKLNRGHVVFDDMALERLTQYDWPGNIRELQNVIERATILAPTHLVAIDERVVVPSWRQASAAVPSSPVQDSARHHIHQTLEQAGWRIYGPLGAANRLGINPSTLRSRMKKLGLSRPTSLAPLEDPHPS is encoded by the coding sequence ATGACTGCAATCCATCGTCGGTATCACGCCTTGCTTGAAGTCTCGAATGTGCTGAACTCGCAGCGCGAGATGGATAGTCTTTGGCAAACCTGTGCTGAATGCATCAAAGAGGTGGTGTCGTGGGAACGAGCCGGCGTCTTGCTGTATACACCCGAAGAAGATGGCTTCAGATTTCACGCGCTTGAAACCAACATGCCGAAGCTGGTGCTTCAGCGCGGCACCGTGATTCCAAGGACCGGCAGCGCGGTGGGCTGGGTCTATGACCACCGCGAGGTCCATGTGCGTCCGCATCTGCAACAGCAGCAGGTGTTTCTCGAAGATCGATATTATGCGGAAGAAGGGCTTGGCCGGATGGTCAACCTTCCGCTGCTGGCGCGCGGAAACTGTTTGGGCACCCTCAATATCGGAAGCGTGGATTCGGGCGAGCTGGATGCCGAGATGCTGGAGTTTCTGCGGCAGGTTGCGATCCAAGTTGCGCTGGCGATTGAGAACGTGCAGGCCTATGAGCAGCTGGCTCGGTTGAGTCAGCAGCTGGCCAAGCAGAATGCCTATCTCACCGAGGAGATTAAGCAGGATCGCAACTTCGGGCTTTTGGTTGGCAAAAGCGAGGGCCTCAGCAAGGTGCTGGCGCAGATTCAGGCCGTGGCCGCCACTCCTACGACGGTGTTGATCATGGGGGAGACCGGCACCGGGAAAGAGTTGGTCGCGCGGGCGATCCATGAACGCAGTCCGCGATGCAACAAACCGTTTATCCGGCTCAATTGCGCGGCGCTGCCGAGTGGGCTGGTGGAGAGTGAATTGTTCGGGCATGAACGCGGCGCCTTTACGGGAGCGGTTCAGCGGCATCAGGGCCGGTTCGAACTTGCTCATGAGGGCACGCTCTTCCTCGACGAGATCGGAGAGATGCCGTTAGAGATTCAGGCCAAACTGCTCCGCGTATTGGAAGATAATCAAGTCGACCGGGTTGGAGGGGCCAAGTCGGTTCCCGTGGATGTGCGTTTCATCGCCGCGACGAATGTGGATCTGGCTCAAGCCGTAGCGGATGGACGGTTTCGGGCGGATCTCTATTATCGTCTGACGGTGTTTCCAATCGTGCTTCCTCCTTTGCGGGATCGTAGCGAGGACATTCCCCTTCTCGCTCAGCATTTTCTCCAGCTCTGCAGGGTGAAGCTTAATCGTGGCCATGTCGTGTTCGACGACATGGCATTGGAGCGATTGACGCAATACGACTGGCCGGGAAATATCCGCGAGCTTCAAAATGTGATTGAGCGAGCGACGATCCTTGCGCCGACGCATCTGGTTGCAATCGACGAGCGCGTGGTGGTTCCTTCTTGGAGACAGGCCTCGGCCGCGGTGCCATCCTCGCCCGTGCAGGATTCTGCGCGGCATCATATCCACCAGACCCTCGAACAGGCTGGATGGAGAATTTACGGTCCACTTGGCGCGGCAAACCGATTGGGGATCAATCCCAGCACGTTGCGCAGTCGAATGAAAAAGCTAGGCCTGTCCCGTCCCACGTCTCTCGCGCCTCTCGAAGATCCTCATCCGTCATAA
- a CDS encoding hypothetical protein (Evidence 4 : Unknown function but conserved in other organisms; MaGe:77309653) encodes MTRAKAASPGSAGKSPKALTGLEGPIIEGMAALFEKFGPAVGSAMYKAYLGNTGLFIQIVSSQRENDYYVVELTIRNVSEHGIYLEAFSLPNSPAVPLEIGQKVKRDTGMMSDLVLEWEPIEKTIFLPAHLRPGGDDTTTLFLRIGPISAQKEQLANLQSMKLGYAYSPLNEVAKIDKTIRVRLR; translated from the coding sequence ATGACCAGAGCAAAAGCGGCATCGCCAGGAAGTGCAGGTAAAAGTCCAAAGGCACTCACCGGGTTGGAAGGGCCGATTATTGAAGGAATGGCGGCGCTGTTCGAGAAGTTCGGGCCTGCGGTGGGAAGTGCGATGTACAAGGCCTATTTGGGCAATACCGGGTTGTTCATTCAAATTGTCTCAAGTCAGCGGGAGAACGACTATTACGTGGTTGAACTGACGATTCGGAACGTCAGTGAGCACGGCATTTATCTTGAGGCCTTCAGCCTGCCCAATTCTCCCGCGGTGCCATTGGAGATTGGACAGAAGGTGAAGCGGGACACCGGAATGATGTCCGATCTTGTTCTTGAATGGGAGCCGATCGAGAAGACCATATTCTTGCCGGCGCATCTCCGTCCTGGCGGTGACGACACGACGACCCTGTTTCTGCGAATCGGGCCGATCTCGGCGCAGAAAGAACAACTGGCCAACTTGCAATCCATGAAGCTGGGCTATGCGTATTCTCCGCTGAATGAAGTGGCCAAGATTGACAAAACTATTCGCGTGCGACTGCGGTAG
- a CDS encoding hypothetical protein (Evidence 5 : Unknown function; MaGe:77309654) encodes MYIALPTAGPNFSNSAAIPSIIGPSNPVSAFGLLPALPGDAAFALVMLPSFAYRLDSVHYSASGQHSIRDDQNNATLISQNTTARKHYLRQDPVRMSAAVRAAAH; translated from the coding sequence TTGTACATCGCACTTCCCACCGCAGGCCCGAACTTCTCGAACAGCGCCGCCATTCCTTCAATAATCGGCCCTTCCAACCCGGTGAGTGCCTTTGGACTTTTACCTGCACTTCCTGGCGATGCCGCTTTTGCTCTGGTCATGCTTCCCTCCTTTGCCTATCGACTCGACTCTGTCCATTACTCCGCTTCAGGGCAACACTCGATTCGCGATGACCAAAACAATGCCACGCTAATTTCTCAAAACACAACAGCGCGAAAACACTACCTGAGACAAGACCCTGTTCGGATGTCAGCAGCGGTCCGTGCGGCAGCCCATTGA
- a CDS encoding conserved membrane protein of unknown function (Evidence 4 : Unknown function but conserved in other organisms; MaGe:77309655): MKLPRKQAAVVRDVIEQWKQDGVIPEAQAATLAATIDVQYFDWRKLAKYSFWIALFSIVSSVSAALSDRWLRGLLQQLFNLPPIARCAMLAAASAGLYRWGLARHEQAPEKIYRNEAIFFLGMLATAGAIAQLGVLFDTGSGHFSILLLLSFLVYAVLGLWLESNLIWVFSLASLGGWMGTETGYLSGWGAYYLGMNYPLRFVLFGGLLTACALSLETHLLGQRFFRSTLATGLLYLFIALWIMSIFGNYGDLPAWGRVKQIELFHWSLLFAAVAGWAIYYGLRYDNDMTKGFGLTFLGINLYTRYFELFWNSLHKAVFFAVLAMSFWYIGSKAETIWNLGKRDYGS; this comes from the coding sequence ATGAAGCTCCCGCGCAAACAAGCCGCCGTGGTCCGCGACGTCATTGAGCAATGGAAACAGGACGGGGTGATCCCGGAAGCGCAGGCAGCAACGCTGGCTGCCACTATCGACGTGCAATACTTCGACTGGCGGAAGCTGGCCAAATATTCGTTCTGGATCGCGCTGTTTTCGATCGTTTCCTCGGTGAGTGCGGCGCTCTCCGATCGCTGGCTGAGGGGTCTCCTTCAACAACTGTTCAACCTGCCTCCGATTGCCCGATGCGCGATGCTCGCCGCCGCCTCAGCCGGACTCTATCGATGGGGGCTTGCCAGACACGAACAGGCGCCAGAAAAAATCTATCGCAACGAAGCCATTTTCTTTTTGGGCATGCTGGCCACAGCCGGCGCCATCGCTCAACTCGGCGTCCTGTTCGATACCGGCAGCGGGCACTTCTCTATTCTGCTGCTACTTTCATTTTTGGTCTATGCCGTCCTGGGTCTGTGGCTTGAGTCCAATCTGATCTGGGTTTTTTCGCTAGCCTCCCTCGGCGGCTGGATGGGCACCGAAACCGGTTACCTGTCTGGCTGGGGCGCGTATTACCTTGGCATGAACTATCCGCTGCGCTTCGTCCTCTTCGGAGGACTGTTGACCGCCTGCGCGCTCTCGCTGGAAACGCACCTACTCGGGCAGCGCTTCTTCCGCAGCACGCTGGCGACAGGATTGCTCTACCTCTTCATCGCCCTTTGGATCATGTCGATCTTCGGCAACTACGGCGACCTCCCCGCCTGGGGACGGGTGAAACAAATCGAACTGTTTCACTGGTCGCTCCTCTTCGCCGCCGTGGCAGGCTGGGCCATCTATTACGGGTTGCGGTACGACAACGACATGACGAAAGGGTTCGGTCTGACGTTTCTCGGCATCAACCTTTACACCCGCTACTTCGAATTGTTCTGGAACAGTCTGCACAAAGCCGTCTTCTTCGCCGTCCTGGCCATGAGCTTCTGGTACATTGGCAGCAAAGCCGAGACGATCTGGAACCTGGGGAAAAGAGACTACGGGTCATGA
- a CDS encoding hypothetical protein (Evidence 5 : Unknown function; MaGe:77309656) → MGSAGFICSELFSAHSALSPKAYQGGARIDRVVREDDAPSGYRWGLERKTGLLALERERKEV, encoded by the coding sequence ATGGGCTCAGCCGGTTTCATTTGCAGCGAGCTTTTCAGCGCACATTCGGCCCTTTCCCCGAAAGCATACCAAGGCGGCGCGCGCATTGATCGTGTCGTGCGGGAAGACGACGCCCCGTCTGGTTACCGCTGGGGGCTAGAGAGAAAGACCGGGCTCCTTGCGCTCGAACGCGAGCGCAAGGAGGTCTGA
- a CDS encoding CBS domain-containing protein (MaGe:77309657) translates to MPKRVRTGLTRTDILDRYIERVKQMLVKFQPFLSRKRGTASLEDFDEAAEDLIGQVFGAASEEAEAYFYAKSGESVMLPEEAQESGMHDVERETLQQRRQVLAGCLADLEQRRRLQAQRDSSKNGKGRLRATVETYMSHDVRSIHRAATVKEAGKLLLKHKVGSLMVDDGSRYIGIITDADLSRKVVAKGLDPNTTAVSACMSKSFSAIEEDEPLSAAVAIMKKQGIRHLPVTADSTVIGVLSVSDLVRAFMDRDPA, encoded by the coding sequence ATGCCAAAACGAGTTCGCACAGGCCTCACGCGCACCGATATTCTCGATCGCTATATTGAACGGGTCAAGCAGATGCTGGTGAAGTTCCAGCCGTTTCTCTCGCGCAAGCGGGGGACTGCGTCGTTGGAAGACTTCGACGAGGCGGCGGAAGATCTTATTGGACAGGTGTTCGGCGCCGCTTCGGAAGAGGCGGAGGCCTACTTCTATGCCAAGAGCGGGGAATCGGTCATGCTTCCGGAAGAGGCGCAGGAAAGCGGCATGCACGATGTCGAGAGGGAAACGCTTCAGCAGCGCCGCCAAGTGCTGGCCGGCTGTCTGGCCGATCTAGAGCAGCGCCGGCGGTTGCAGGCGCAGCGGGACAGTAGCAAAAACGGGAAGGGGCGGTTGCGCGCAACGGTGGAAACCTATATGTCGCACGATGTGCGGAGCATCCACCGCGCGGCGACGGTCAAGGAAGCGGGAAAGCTGTTGCTGAAGCATAAAGTCGGATCATTGATGGTGGACGACGGTTCCCGCTATATCGGAATCATCACCGATGCGGACCTCAGCCGGAAAGTCGTGGCGAAAGGACTCGATCCGAACACGACGGCGGTGTCGGCCTGCATGAGCAAATCGTTTAGTGCGATTGAGGAAGACGAGCCGTTGTCCGCGGCGGTGGCCATCATGAAAAAGCAGGGCATCCGGCATTTGCCGGTGACCGCCGATAGCACCGTCATCGGCGTGCTGTCTGTATCGGATTTAGTGCGTGCCTTTATGGATCGGGATCCTGCCTAG
- a CDS encoding Ferredoxin--nitrite reductase (MaGe:77309658) has translation MNKIEAIKTERDGLAVREMIAHYATTGWESIPEADIQRLKWYGLFLRNPTPGLFMVRVRIPGGQTSTYQLRALADIASTYGNGVLDLTTRQQLQLRNIKIEDVPAVFAKMDEVGLTSIQTGMDNVRNVMTCAVAGLNPDEVVETTALVRAINEEILGNPAYSNLPRKLNVAVTGCPHNCVHMETQDLALVPAHYDLGHDRCAGFNVLVGGKLGSGGYRIATPLDVFVTPAEALEVCRAILTIFRDHGPRESRTQARLAFLIEEWGEARFRAEVETRIGKRLASAGIDARKTGEQDHVGIFRQRQQGMNYAGLKVLVGRIKAADLLKILSLSEKYGTGEIRITPGQALIISNISDRTVGDLANEPLLKQFAYNPSALYKGLVSCVGSDYCNLAVIESKGRAVAVAKALEGRLGGSLKPITMHWSGCPASCGNHLVADVGLLGKKAKIDGKVVEAVDIYVGGRSGPDPKLALKIMEDVPCDKLPAVLEGLLPYHTREKMHRVRGGGARKVGVGKEANISPAA, from the coding sequence ATGAACAAGATAGAGGCGATAAAGACTGAGCGGGATGGATTGGCCGTGCGGGAGATGATTGCCCACTATGCGACGACCGGGTGGGAATCGATTCCTGAGGCCGATATCCAGCGGCTTAAGTGGTATGGCCTCTTTCTGCGCAATCCGACACCCGGGCTGTTTATGGTCCGGGTGCGGATTCCCGGCGGACAGACTTCCACGTATCAGCTGCGGGCGCTGGCGGACATCGCCTCGACGTACGGGAACGGCGTGCTGGATTTGACTACCAGACAGCAGCTCCAGCTCCGGAATATCAAGATCGAGGATGTGCCGGCGGTGTTCGCGAAAATGGACGAGGTAGGACTGACGTCCATACAAACGGGCATGGACAACGTTCGCAATGTCATGACCTGCGCGGTGGCGGGGCTCAACCCGGACGAGGTAGTGGAGACGACGGCGCTGGTGCGGGCGATCAACGAGGAGATTCTCGGCAACCCGGCTTATTCCAATCTGCCGAGAAAGCTCAACGTGGCGGTCACTGGCTGCCCGCACAACTGCGTGCACATGGAGACGCAGGACCTCGCGCTCGTGCCGGCGCATTACGATCTGGGACATGATCGCTGCGCGGGATTCAATGTGCTCGTCGGTGGAAAACTAGGATCGGGTGGGTACCGAATTGCCACGCCGCTGGATGTGTTCGTCACTCCGGCCGAGGCGCTGGAGGTCTGCCGGGCCATTCTGACAATCTTCCGCGATCATGGACCGCGGGAGAGCCGCACGCAAGCTCGTTTGGCGTTCTTAATCGAGGAATGGGGCGAGGCCAGATTTCGCGCCGAGGTCGAAACCCGTATAGGCAAACGGCTTGCGTCGGCCGGCATCGATGCCAGGAAAACCGGAGAGCAAGACCATGTCGGCATCTTCCGTCAACGGCAACAGGGGATGAACTACGCCGGGCTCAAAGTGCTCGTGGGGCGGATCAAGGCGGCGGATCTGCTCAAGATCCTGAGTCTGTCGGAGAAGTACGGCACTGGGGAGATCCGGATTACTCCAGGCCAAGCCTTGATCATCTCCAATATCAGCGATCGAACGGTCGGAGATTTGGCGAATGAGCCGCTCTTGAAGCAATTCGCGTACAACCCCTCCGCGCTCTACAAGGGACTGGTGAGTTGTGTCGGCAGCGACTATTGCAATCTGGCGGTCATCGAAAGCAAAGGGCGGGCGGTCGCGGTAGCGAAGGCGTTGGAGGGGCGGCTGGGCGGCTCGCTCAAGCCGATTACGATGCATTGGTCCGGCTGTCCGGCCAGTTGCGGCAATCATCTGGTCGCCGATGTGGGGCTGTTGGGGAAGAAAGCCAAGATCGACGGGAAAGTCGTCGAAGCGGTCGATATCTACGTCGGCGGCCGCTCGGGGCCCGATCCGAAGCTGGCGCTGAAGATTATGGAAGATGTGCCCTGCGACAAACTGCCGGCGGTGCTTGAAGGCCTGTTGCCCTATCACACGCGGGAGAAGATGCATCGTGTTCGTGGCGGGGGCGCCAGAAAAGTGGGGGTGGGAAAGGAAGCGAATATTTCGCCTGCCGCCTAG
- a CDS encoding hypothetical protein (Evidence 4 : Unknown function but conserved in other organisms; MaGe:77309659): MATQRTDVRGAVELEKTLLGLLRVGSPLALDDLADVLPGDCFAQVFLTVDRWSRAGIVRLRPGKTGYRVELIH, encoded by the coding sequence ATGGCGACACAACGAACAGATGTCCGAGGGGCTGTCGAACTGGAGAAGACTCTGTTGGGCCTGTTGCGCGTCGGGAGTCCGCTCGCGCTCGATGACCTGGCCGATGTGCTTCCGGGAGATTGTTTTGCGCAAGTGTTTCTGACGGTCGATCGTTGGAGCCGGGCGGGGATCGTGCGGTTGCGGCCGGGGAAAACCGGGTATCGCGTGGAGCTCATTCATTAG
- a CDS encoding Cyanate hydratase (MaGe:77309660): MSKDEIRKAIKEKRVAKKVTIAEVAKVVGKNPTFVAAALNGNHKFTADEAKKVGDLIGLDAELTASLSKFPVRADFPNATDPFKYRLLEIIGVYGDSMREQANELFGDGIMSAIDFTLDMEKVTGSQGEARCKITLNGKWLEYKTF; the protein is encoded by the coding sequence ATGTCGAAAGATGAAATTCGGAAGGCGATCAAGGAAAAGCGGGTTGCTAAAAAAGTGACGATTGCCGAGGTGGCGAAAGTTGTCGGGAAGAATCCCACCTTTGTCGCAGCGGCGTTGAATGGCAACCATAAGTTCACGGCCGATGAAGCGAAGAAGGTCGGCGACTTGATTGGGCTGGATGCCGAGCTGACGGCCTCGCTCAGCAAGTTTCCTGTCCGGGCCGATTTTCCGAACGCGACGGACCCGTTCAAATACCGGCTGTTGGAGATTATCGGCGTCTATGGAGACTCGATGCGGGAGCAGGCGAATGAGCTGTTCGGCGACGGGATTATGAGCGCGATCGATTTTACCTTGGACATGGAAAAGGTGACGGGGAGCCAGGGCGAAGCGCGGTGCAAGATCACGTTGAACGGCAAGTGGCTCGAGTATAAGACGTTCTAA
- a CDS encoding Formate/nitrite family of transporter (MaGe:77309661), with product MFAGGAAGHNLEGTMHHADHERIAGVAKKKAGFLDTSLGGYFVLSAMAGVYLGFGIALIFSLGAPLAAAGSPAVKLVMGASFGIALTLVIFAGSELFTGNNMVGAIGGLSRSVTWGQVFQLNFWSWFGNLAGSLALAWLVVESGVFAKGPTFEMIQKVAGVKMSLGPWELFVRGILCNWLICLAVWTAGRTTNDAAKIMLIFWCLFAFIGIGFEHSIANQSFLGMALFLPHEAVVSWAGFWYNQLFVVLGNIVGGGLFVGGLYWFVSPYRVETVEPVTVPVPTVSVPAGL from the coding sequence GTGTTTGCGGGGGGCGCGGCGGGCCATAACCTGGAGGGGACCATGCATCACGCAGATCATGAACGGATTGCAGGGGTCGCAAAGAAGAAAGCGGGATTTCTCGATACATCGCTAGGCGGATATTTTGTGCTGTCGGCGATGGCCGGCGTGTATTTGGGATTCGGGATCGCGTTGATCTTCAGCCTGGGGGCGCCGCTCGCGGCGGCCGGGTCGCCGGCGGTGAAACTGGTGATGGGCGCCTCGTTCGGCATTGCCCTGACATTGGTGATCTTTGCCGGATCGGAATTGTTTACCGGCAACAATATGGTTGGCGCGATCGGCGGGCTCTCGCGCAGCGTCACCTGGGGCCAAGTCTTCCAACTCAATTTCTGGTCCTGGTTCGGGAATCTGGCCGGATCGCTGGCGCTGGCCTGGCTCGTCGTAGAGTCCGGTGTGTTTGCCAAGGGGCCGACGTTCGAGATGATTCAAAAAGTGGCCGGCGTCAAGATGTCGCTGGGACCATGGGAGCTGTTCGTGCGCGGCATTCTGTGCAATTGGCTCATTTGCCTGGCGGTCTGGACGGCGGGGCGGACGACCAATGACGCGGCGAAGATCATGCTGATTTTTTGGTGTCTGTTTGCCTTCATCGGAATCGGATTCGAGCACAGCATCGCCAATCAATCGTTTCTTGGTATGGCGCTCTTTCTGCCGCATGAAGCCGTCGTGAGCTGGGCGGGGTTTTGGTACAACCAGCTCTTCGTTGTGCTGGGCAATATTGTCGGCGGCGGCCTGTTCGTCGGCGGGCTCTATTGGTTTGTGAGTCCCTATCGTGTCGAAACGGTTGAGCCGGTCACTGTTCCGGTTCCGACGGTGTCCGTGCCGGCAGGGTTGTAG
- a CDS encoding conserved exported protein of unknown function (Evidence 4 : Unknown function but conserved in other organisms; MaGe:77309666), with translation MRRGQWGFAAMTAAVLLCVSGVPSAQAGITDDLMDTTKHPVSVTMSMQADSFFGFNPSVYGTYGLTKDIALAFNTTYWTNISGQGVHDANPWLELDLGLNFTFFDKRLSITPMLGTVHGSLLSSRGGSFPKGGGSRNERTTAFDGWVPTLIVNYMDDRFEGEFYLGYFKAGRNEGGNVGSANQTAQNCVSDVGDCASGRRGTWDFLHWWANAGYRFNSMFSAGGHYEQLLTTRDNSAPGAQQDYYRWFGPYVEMKLAGGMAFRFTAGHDFADNEDFYKLKFTKTF, from the coding sequence ATGAGAAGAGGACAATGGGGATTCGCAGCTATGACGGCTGCGGTGTTGCTATGCGTATCGGGAGTGCCATCCGCTCAGGCCGGCATAACCGATGACTTGATGGATACGACGAAACATCCGGTGTCCGTGACCATGTCCATGCAGGCCGACAGTTTCTTCGGGTTCAATCCATCAGTGTATGGGACCTATGGATTGACGAAAGATATCGCGCTGGCGTTTAACACGACCTATTGGACCAACATCAGCGGCCAAGGTGTGCACGATGCGAATCCCTGGTTGGAGTTAGACCTCGGTTTGAACTTTACGTTTTTCGACAAGCGCCTGAGCATAACGCCGATGTTGGGCACCGTGCATGGCAGCTTGCTGTCTTCACGAGGTGGGTCGTTTCCGAAGGGGGGCGGCAGCCGCAATGAGCGCACGACCGCGTTCGACGGTTGGGTGCCGACCCTTATTGTGAATTACATGGATGACCGGTTCGAAGGCGAGTTCTATTTAGGTTATTTCAAAGCGGGCAGGAATGAGGGCGGCAACGTCGGGTCGGCGAATCAGACCGCGCAAAACTGCGTCTCCGATGTTGGAGATTGCGCCTCCGGCCGCCGCGGCACCTGGGACTTCCTCCACTGGTGGGCCAATGCCGGATACCGCTTCAACAGCATGTTCTCGGCCGGCGGGCATTATGAGCAGCTCTTGACCACGCGCGACAACAGCGCGCCGGGCGCGCAGCAGGATTACTATCGCTGGTTCGGACCCTATGTGGAAATGAAGCTGGCGGGCGGCATGGCCTTTCGGTTCACCGCCGGTCATGATTTCGCCGACAATGAGGATTTCTACAAGTTGAAGTTCACCAAGACGTTCTAG
- a CDS encoding Glutamine-dependent NAD(+) synthetase (MaGe:77309667): MRILRIAMAQINPTVGDIAGNTRLIKRWIKEARKAKADVVAFPELAVTGYPPEDLLLKPRFVADNLRALDEIVKECRGLLAVVGCVGQGPVSGKRSRSPVVPAGQHELSNAAAVLSERGVVARYSKWLLPNYGVFDESRYFHPGRMLPLITLRGATVGVNICEDIWFPDGPTRDQAAAGADVIININASPFQIGKSRIREQMLATRARENGVIVTYTNTVGGQDELVFDGNSLVLDQTGAVIARAKAFQEDFLLADLNVDAVARHRMTQQRTRALSGKLANAVERMTVKLPAATKRARVVPALEPLREELDEVYAALVLGVRDYVWKNGFKKVVIGLSGGIDSAITAAIAVDALGADNVQGLFMPSPYTSQESDEDVADLARRLHMTCDTIAITPTFDRYRQSLAASFAGQPVDTTEENLQARIRGNLLMAFSNKFGHLVLTTGNKSEMSVGYATLYGDMAGGFAVIKDVPKTMVYALSHLRNETGPAAVIPKRIIDRAPTAELRPNQKDEDSLPPYAVLDPILKAYVEEDRSPEEIAAMGFDRAVVAKVIGLVDRSEYKRRQAPIGIKITHRAFGKDRRMPITNGYR; the protein is encoded by the coding sequence ATGCGGATTCTTCGTATCGCCATGGCGCAGATCAATCCCACGGTGGGCGATATCGCCGGCAATACCCGTCTGATCAAACGCTGGATTAAGGAGGCCAGGAAGGCCAAGGCCGATGTCGTGGCGTTTCCAGAGCTGGCGGTGACGGGGTACCCGCCAGAGGATTTGCTGCTCAAGCCCCGCTTTGTGGCGGATAACCTGCGCGCGTTGGATGAGATCGTCAAAGAGTGCCGCGGTCTGCTTGCGGTGGTTGGTTGTGTGGGGCAGGGACCGGTGAGCGGCAAGCGGTCGCGCTCGCCGGTAGTGCCAGCCGGGCAGCATGAGTTGTCGAATGCGGCGGCGGTGTTGAGCGAACGCGGCGTCGTGGCCCGCTATAGCAAGTGGCTGCTTCCGAACTATGGAGTCTTCGACGAGAGCCGGTATTTCCATCCGGGGCGCATGCTGCCTCTCATCACGCTGCGCGGCGCCACGGTCGGCGTCAACATCTGCGAAGACATCTGGTTCCCGGACGGTCCGACGCGCGATCAGGCTGCGGCCGGCGCCGATGTCATCATCAACATCAACGCGTCCCCCTTCCAGATCGGCAAGAGCCGGATTCGTGAACAAATGCTGGCCACGCGCGCTCGTGAGAATGGCGTGATCGTGACGTATACCAATACGGTCGGCGGGCAGGACGAACTGGTGTTCGATGGCAATAGTCTGGTGCTCGATCAGACCGGGGCAGTCATCGCACGGGCCAAGGCTTTTCAAGAGGATTTTCTGCTGGCCGATTTGAATGTCGATGCCGTCGCGCGGCATCGAATGACGCAGCAGCGGACAAGGGCGCTGAGCGGCAAGCTGGCGAACGCGGTCGAGCGGATGACCGTAAAGCTTCCCGCCGCCACGAAGCGTGCGCGGGTCGTGCCCGCATTGGAGCCGCTCCGTGAGGAATTGGATGAAGTCTATGCCGCGCTGGTGCTCGGCGTGCGGGATTATGTGTGGAAAAACGGTTTCAAAAAAGTCGTCATTGGATTGAGCGGCGGAATCGATTCGGCGATCACCGCCGCCATCGCGGTCGATGCGCTCGGTGCGGACAATGTGCAGGGGCTATTCATGCCCTCGCCTTACACCTCGCAGGAAAGCGATGAGGATGTGGCGGACTTGGCCCGGCGGCTGCACATGACCTGCGACACGATTGCGATCACGCCGACCTTCGACCGATATCGGCAATCCCTCGCGGCGTCGTTTGCCGGACAGCCGGTGGATACGACCGAGGAGAATCTGCAGGCCCGTATTCGCGGGAATCTCTTGATGGCGTTCTCGAATAAGTTTGGCCATCTCGTGCTGACGACCGGGAACAAGAGCGAGATGAGTGTGGGGTACGCGACCCTGTATGGCGATATGGCCGGCGGATTTGCGGTGATCAAGGATGTGCCGAAGACGATGGTCTATGCCCTCTCGCATCTGCGTAACGAGACCGGACCGGCGGCGGTGATTCCCAAGCGGATCATCGACCGGGCGCCGACGGCGGAACTACGGCCGAACCAGAAAGACGAAGACAGCTTGCCGCCTTATGCGGTCCTCGACCCTATTTTGAAGGCCTATGTCGAGGAAGACCGGTCGCCGGAAGAGATCGCGGCGATGGGATTCGACCGGGCGGTGGTGGCAAAGGTGATTGGACTGGTGGATCGCAGCGAGTACAAGCGGCGGCAGGCACCGATCGGCATCAAGATTACACACCGTGCATTCGGCAAGGATCGGCGGATGCCGATTACCAACGGCTATCGATAG